aatcacctagcctgcacatctttggactatgggaggaaactggagcacccggaggaaacccacgcagacacggggagaatgtgcaaactccacacagacagttacccgaagctggaatcgaccccgggtccctggcgtcgtgaagccgcagtgctaaccactgagccaccgtgctgcccctaatcTCCACCCATTACGCTTCTACTTCCCTACTTCCTGAGGCTGTGATGGTCCTTGCATAATCCTCTACTGTGAGGGCCATTCCTCCTCCTATTCCATTCTTTTTGTCTTTCCGCAATGTTATGTATGCTGAAATACTCATTACCAATTTTGGTACTGTTCCCCAAAGGGTAGAGAGCTGAAATCATACTCAAAGACAAAAGAGATGGAGTAAAATGGAGGCTGAAACAAAGACGGGAGTAATAAAATCTGTTTGGCAATAAAGAGATAATAACAATATTTGAGGTTTGTATGGAAAGAAAATAATCACAAAATAAGACACAAATagtggaaaataaacaaaaaacaatGATAAACATTAAATGAAGTCAAGACATGGACAAGAAGAGAGGAGTTTCTTTTGATTGTGAGGTGATTACCCAACAATATTTTCAGAATTTCAATGCTGAAATTCTAACAGCTCATACCATACTGTCACAAGTATAAATCTGTAATGAAAAGATTAATTTATTATGTTGTGATAGGCAGAGTGTGAATAGTTTTGTACGATTGTATGCATAATATTTTGGTAAATCCAGATTTCTCAAAATCCGTACTTTTTTTGAAGCATATTACTCTATATCTATTCTGTAAAAGTTTAGAGAAATGATAAACATCGCCTAGATCAGAGAATTAAATGCAAAATTcacaaattaaacattttataGCTTTTTTCCTCTTTTATCCAATCCGCATTTcataagcaaaaacagaaaactgCCAGAaaaaaactcagccagtctggcagcatctgtggagagaaagcagagttaatgttttgggtccagtgaccttccttcaTAATATTTGTTCTTCAGTGTTCATGTTCGGTGAAATGCACTAAAATTCAGAGAAGAGTTGTCACTGAGCCGAAACGTTCACTCTGCTTttccacaccctccctcccccctacagatattgtcagacctactgagatttccagcaatttctatttttgtttctgacttctagcatcaacagttttgttttgtttcctgtaTTTCATAAGATCTGATTGTTGATTtaattgatatatattgtgacgTAACCTTCAGCTAATCAATAGAGGCCAAGTCCTTCCAGTTGAGTTTATGAGCTTGAGCAGAACATTTTGTCTAAGCAGTTGTACATCACatcacaccttaaaactatgaaccaGAAAACTCTCAAAGCCAAATTAAATGGCACAATGCATGCAACAATTAAAGTTATTTTCTGAAGATCTATCATGTGTGAAGATAATATTGAACAGTTTaggaattgtttcagagatattaggaactgcagacgctggagaatctgagataacaaggtgtagagctggatgaacacagcaggccaagcagcatcagaggagcaggaaagctgacgttttgcgcccagacccttctttagaaaaataacatttccgaagaaaggtctaggcctgaagcttcagctttcctgatgcttggcctgctgtgttcatccagctctacaccttgttatctcagtttgagAACTCGTTTGGCTTTGACATTACAAATGTTTCCAGAAAAgtaatttctttaaaattaaaaaaaaacagtgaaatCTCCAAATGCTGTAGAAGTTGTTGCACCATCCATACCACAGGATGTAGTTATTGGGTAATTTACTTACTGTCATTCTCTCCTTGGGTTGCTTAGCAACAGAGAATTTCTGGTCTATAACATAGGCACCTTCAACACTTCCAGAAGCTGGGTAAGAAGAATATTAATATTAGTATATAACATTGTACTTTTTTGTGACAATCAGATAGAAATCAAGATGCAAATGAAAGCAGAAGACTTAAAATTAGTGTTGTCATAAGGGATGGGAAGCAACTAATGAAATATAAATTACCTAAACTGACAAATAAAGTTCAGCGAGGAAAGAATCtttgtgggattttttttttaaataaattatttcttaAAAATATACAAATGAAAAACATAAACTACAAGTCAAGCAAGTTACACCTGAATACCTCCAAACACAAGAGAAATTAATATGAATGGATATCATGATGCAGGCTGCAACACTTTCCCACCAGCACACAGCAATTTACGCAAACTTTCACAATAAGAATTATGCCACCACTTCAAGGTTAAGACCATGGTACTTGCAAGCTTGTGCGTGACAAGCATGTGTGATCATGACTGCtgtagaaaagaaaaaaaatgaaagcacTGAATACAGATAAACTTGCAACAGCTCAGTGGCTGAAAAAAAGAGGAGCACAGGACACAAGCCAGTCTAGCAATGAAGTCCATGTTTGCCAGCCACATTGCAGggttcacacagtcacctgtcTGCTTCCGCTTAGTACAAGGTACGTGAGTTGGTCTATGATATCTTACAGCtggttttaaaatgattttcCTGGAAGGAGAGCGGGtctgaatttctgattttttagTAAGTTCAGACTTCTTATAGGCTGTTAGaggaaaaacaaaagcaaatattATGAGGACAGGAACAATGTGGTAGGTCAGGTGGAATGATCAATATCCACTTTTAATTTAAGAAATTAATCAGGAAGAATTTAAGAAATTAGATATTACGACTTCTTGTTACTGTTTATTGTTATCTAAAATTTCTACAGTCAAATTTTTCAGCAAATGTATCATTATTACATGGGCACAATACAACCACCTCACGTCACAAAAATGCAACAAGAAAACATAAAATGCTTGATTCGTATGAACCTTTTCTCCTTTTCTTGTCTTCTTTGGAGACCGTACTGATAtcttttttaattatttttctctcaggCGTGGAAACTCTGTTTTTCCCAGTTTTTAACACCTTGCCTTTCCTATGTTTGTCTGAAGACAGGCTGATGAATTCCTTCTCTGCCTTTTCCTGTTTAGTAACAGCAGCTGGTTGTGTTAGAATGATACTTTCTTCATCTGCAGAATTAAAGTGCAAGAAATCACTAATAGCAACAGGGCTCAAACACAGGAAAAAGAAAATTCaagctcctttttaaaaaaaataagtaaCATTAAATAATATAATATAATGTAGTGTAACActtatttattttacttttaagAGATTTTATAATTTAGTCATAGGTGATAGCTATTAAGGCTTTATAGGCACCTTGAGTATCCATCCAGAGGCTGTCTGTATCCATTACAGATTCATCAATGCTCTCGTCCTCTCTCAGGTCTGTAGGGATTTCAATTTTTTCTGGGATCAGTGCAATTTGGACAGCTTTTGCAGGTGACTCATAAATCTGTCCTTCTGTTGACCGGGTTTGTTCACTAGGGGTAAAAACATCCTCAACATCACCATCATCGGGCATGGCAAACCTCACATTATGACCTACATCCTTTCCTCCTTCTAGAGTGGTCTGAACAACTGTAATAATGTCATCTTCTACTGTAATGACAGATTCCACAATTCCCCTATCCTCTTCAGTTTCTTCTACGGGGATGTTTTCGGATGCTTCATAGTCACCGGGGTCTTCGTGTAGAACAATTTCTGGCACAGGAACGTCAAATAACAAATTGGACTTAACTTCCTCTTTCATGGCTTTCTGGGCTTCAGCTGGTTCTTGCACTGGAACTGCTTCATGGACTTGTTGACCACTGGATTCTGCTTTAGAAACTTCACTTGGTGCAGGTCTAGTTTTGCTTTCTATGGTTTCCTCAGTTGGGGCTATTACACACTCAGTAACAATGTTGGATAAACCAGGCAACACAACATCTTTCACTCCCTTCTCAGTTTGGATAATTCCTTGCACAGGAGGGGATTTTTCAATTACTTTGCCATCATAATGCATAATTTCTATATCACCACTTGGTTCAATATTGTTACTGGGAAGACCGGGCTTGGTTTCGATCTCCCTAATATTATTAGGTTGAATTGTTTCTGGAGCAGGGCCAACCTTCTCAGTTACCTGATCAATTTGCTCCATTTCAAAACCTACTTTAGGTACTGTATCCTCACTAGACAAAGTAGGCTCAGTGGAAACTATCGCAGTTTCTGAAAGTGGAGTGATTTCTTGTATAGGAGCAGTTTTCTCAGATATATTTTGACCAGCAGCCTCCAGTTTTACACCAGCTTCCAAAATGTCAGTCTTAGTGAGTGGACTAGATTTGGATTCCACAGTCTCTTGAAGTTGAGGAGGTTCTTGAGTAGATGCAGTTTTCTCAGGCCCTTTCTGAGAAACAGATTCTGCCACAATCTCCTCAGAGGGCAATTTGGGCCTGGATTCATCTTCTGGGATCTTCTTAGGATGAACTGAGTCTTGAATAGGAGTAGTTTGCTGGAAAATTGTGTGATCTATGCTGTCTACTTCTATATCCACATCGAGCACATTATCCTGCCTGGGCAAAGTAGGCCTTGGCTTATCTTCCAAGGCTTTCTTGGGTCGAGCTTGTTCTTGAACCGAGACACTTTTCTCAGACCGTTGGTGATCGGTAGTTTTAAGTTTAAAACTCCCTTGTGGCACAGTAAAGTCACTGGGCAAAATATGCCTTGGTTCATCTTCCATGGTTAATTGAAGATGTTCCTGAGGAGAAGCTTTCTCAGACGGTTTGTTTTCAATAAATCTGGTTTTCAAAGAGGTCTCCAATACTGCAACATTGCTAGGTAGATCAGACAAATCGCTAGATTTACTGGCATTTTCGGTTTTATCTGGAAGCTCAATGGGAGAAATGTCTTTTGGAACTTGCTGAGCGTCAATGGTAATGGATATATTTTGAGTGCAAGATTCTCTCTGGGCAGGGTCATCAGGTAAATGATCTAGTTCAGATACTAACTTGGTAACTTGGTTTGAGACACTTAACGAAATCGTTTCATCCATCTTGAGTTCGGACTGTGCTTCCAAAATGGTAGCAATTTTTAATTCCCTGTCTTCTGATAAGGTACTGATTCTAAAATGGGAATCTTCTTTCTGCTTATTTGCATCTATTTGCCTTCTAATACTTTCCTCATCTATAGTCTGAGAAGCTGCACGGATTTGATGAAGGAAAATGCTGCCGTCCTCCAGTGGACTTTTAACTTCCTCAGGAGTTGGTAAGGGAGCAGAATATTCAAAAACACAGTAGCCCATTTCCTCTGCTTGATTAACATTTTTAATAATTGATTTGATGCTTTCAGTTAaagcctctgagccagaagctacATTTTCGGTGGTAGATTCACAGGGCATGGATGCTCTTCGAACTATTTCGATTTCTGTACCTTCTGAGCTCAGTCTCGTCCTAGTAACTCCTAAATCCAACATTTCAGGCAGGTCAGGAACCACAACAGTGTCATTTTTGTAATCATCTTTCAAAGTACAGGGGTATGCATATTGAGAGTCTAATTGCAGGCTTTCTGTGGCTGATTTCTCTTTTGCAACAGAGACAGTTTTATCCTTTTCCACTTCGACAGGAAAATAAATTTGCTTCTCCTCAGCGGGTGTTGTTACTGGAAAGAATTCTGCTGACTCCTCTAAACTCATCCCTCTGGTACAGGCTAGAATATCAGAAGCCAAAGGAGACAGAGATTCTGGGGGACCTTGGCTCTCTGTTTCCACCTCCAGTGCTACTGAATCCAAAGATGCTTCAGGTAAATTCAACACCAGCTTTTGTAGCTCTTTATCAATATTTGCATCAGCACTAGAATAGGTTTGTTGAGATATTGCTGCGGGGCGCTCCTCTTTGGCCAAATGGCTCAGTTGAATAGGTAAATGAGTTTCATTTTCCACAGCGGATTTAACTTCAACGGGCAACACTTTAGCCTGTACATCAACAGGTGGCGCATTAGCGTGTACATCAACAGGCACGGATGTCTGCGCAAGTGTGCTATAATGAATTCCTTCAGCTGATACATCATTTTCAACTTTGTGGGCATCCACTTCCGATTTCTCATGTGGGCCCTTCGAGAATTGTGGCACCGTATGAAGAAGTCTTGAACTGTTTTCATCTGAAATGGTCATTTCATAATAACCATCTTCAGGTGGTTTGGTACTATTTTCCCCATCATCTTTCAGAACAAATGTTTCAAAATATCTTGACATTTCTGGTTGATCCTCCTCCATCTTGACTTTTGAGCCCACATTAAAGGAGTCATATTTTTTATTTTGCACCGTTAGACTAGTGAAGCTTTGGGCGTTTTTATCAGGATAAACATTTGAATCCGATAATAGGTTCACGTTTTGTGGTTCCGCTTCTTTCTCTTGTTGAATGCTTTTTTCTTCCGTTTTCATAGGTGTATCACCAACTTTTTTGATATTTGAATCCATACTACAAGGCTCTTGTTTTATCCTCTCAAGCATAGAGTCTTGACTTAAAAGGGAATCGCTTGTAATGGGATGCATGCCACATTGTACATTTAGGTTAGATTCCTCCACATACAACTGGGCAGTCACAGCATCAGGCAACTGATGAACCTCTGCTACCTCAAGGTTGGTTTCAATTTCTTTAAATAGAAGATTACTTGGTTGTTGTTCAGACACATGTTTAGAGTATTCAGTTTGTAATAACTTTGTCATACCGTACATTGTCTCTACTGCTGGTTTTCCATTCACATGTTCTAAATGATGTTCTGCAGTATCTGTAGAGGTGTATTCAACACATTCTGATCTGTCCTCTGGCATTGAAAATACATCTGCTATATTTTCAACCAGCTTTATTGTATCTGGCGTATCTTTTCTTTTATCACTAGAACCTTCGAAAGCTATAGGTTTGTCTTCAATTGCACTGTGTGCAATTACAGGTAACTTGTCTATATGCAATTCCTCAAGTACTTGTTGCTTTTCCTggagcacgttttgcactttgCTTTCAGGGGCTGAAGTGCTGGTTGCAGCCAAGTCTATTTTTGCCTCTAGAGGAGGTAACACATAATTATCGTCTGCCACTGTTACTCCAGTAATCGATTGCTCTTTTTGTGAAGCACCTTCACTGTCCTTCAGTGAATCTTTTGCAGAAGGTATTTCAATATTTGGGGAAATAGCCTTTTGTTTACAGATATCTGTATCTGAAATCCCTGTACTGAGCTGTTTTGATGCATCTGGAGTTTCAGAACTATCAAGAGATTTTTTACTTTGAACTGAAACAGATTTGCCAGGCAGTGCTTCTGCCACAGTGTTTTGTGGTTTCATGATTTCGTCTGTTTTCTTGGCAGAACCTGACTGCATATGGATGGCTTTATTCTCTGCTGCCACAATGGAGATGCATTCATCTTCACAAAGACTGGACTGCAGTGAATTTGCATGGTGGCTAGTTGCGGTTTCAACACTAGAAGCCGCTAATTCTTCTCGACGTGGCTCAGTCTTGAATGAAACAGGAACAGGCTCTGTCTGCAAAACAGCTGAAATTAAAGCCTGCTTCTCGGAATCAGCTTCCTCTGTTGTTTGGATGATGTCATCATTATATTTTTCCAGCGTCGAAAAAGGTGGCAGGTCAGGTTTCTGCTGTTCAGGAATATTCTTTTCTTTGAACTCTGCCACTGACACTTCTTGCAACGACAATCTTTCTCCACAAGTAACAGAGGATTCTCCACTTGTTGACAGCTTGTCCATCTTCGTGGCTGTAAGCAAATCTAAAGTAGTTTGTGGCATGCATATAGTTAACTGTTACTAATAGGGAAAACCATTCTATTTCATATATTCCTGCCCCCAGTCAGACGGGTGTGTGTTGAATAAAAATGCATATAGTTAACTGTTACTAATAGGGAAAACCATTCTATTTCATATATTCCTGCCCCCAGTCAGACGGGTGTGtgttgaataaaaatgaaaagtgcAAATTTGTTCAACTCTGCAGCAAAACATTCAGCATTGGTGAAAACAGACTGAATGTAGTATTGGGCCTAAACTGTTTCTAAGCTGCAACTGATACTCAGGCTTGCTTAGTTATACTTAAAAGAaaactacatttttaaaatgttagcaATACATTAATTCGGAAGAAAAGATACGCAAACCAACCTCTAAAACttctaaaatttaaaattctgtGTTATTTTATTCTGTAGGATGAAAACAAAACCAAACTGTATTAGTTGATCAGTGATTTATCTCAGGAATAAAAAGCAtgtttgtttctgtatttttctttccAGATGCATCTCTTTGCTTTCTTAGAAAATGGATAAGTATATGTAATGAAGCTTTTTTGACTTTCCCTCattgtctttctttttaaaatgtgtgcATATGTGGCTGTTTTATACTCTACATTGTTGGTCATAATTCTATTACTGACTGATTTTTTGGTGTGTGGATGTCTCTTTACctccatttccttttttaaaacctcCACTCTACACCActtataattttgttttaattttattatcaGTTTTTCATCTCTTTGGGAGACGCAGATGCATTATAATTCTAGTCAGAAAATTCTTTGGTGTCTTCCTTGACACAGAAAGGGTGTGGGTTATGGAGGTCAAGGGCAGAGGGGAAGGTATGCAGGATTGTACTTCTACACCAGGATATTTACTCTTTCATCATCGTGCTTGCCACCTAAGTCTTTATATAGCTAAACAAATTACCCTCACAATCCTATCCCAGTCTCCAACTGTACACTTAATTAGAAAAAAAGCTTCTCACTAACACCATTTTCATTCTTAACCAGCTGATCATCCTAAAAACAGAATTGATTAATTAATGGTAAGCACTTGTCATAGCCCGAATAAAATAATAAATGCAAGATGCCAGCACCaaaacacaaagcaaaacaaTCTCTTTTCAAAATAATCCCAGAGATAAGCTTAAAAATACAGAAATGCAACTTAAAAAAGCTTCGAATCATGAATAAGTCTACGAATTAGAAAGCAAGTGAATCAACTCTAAAATAATTAATACACATTAGCAATGTAGCTGGCAAACATTTAGGCAATGGAAAtcctgtgctttttttaaaaataaaatcaacttgGCTGCAAAGCGTGTGACATCATGGAAACAAAATAACTCAAAATGTTAGGAGTGGTGGGAAATCATTGTTGCTTCTGTCGCCAGCATCAGTCAGCTAAAAGCAATTTATGCACAACGATTAAATTATCCTGAAAGCAACATATCTACCAGTAAACACTTGGAAGTGATACAATACTCAAAAGGCATTTCTTATTCTGTGGAAGTCAACAGGAAGACACACCTTCTACAGAAGGTGGCATTTCTTCCAAGGACTCAACTTCCCTAAGAGTCATTCCCTTTCCATTGGGAATTTCAGCTGGCACACTGTCTTCAGTTGATGATGTGGCCTCCATATATTTGGAATCCTGAGCCTGGGTTCCAGCTTCTGCTTGCACTAAGTGCGCAGCAGACCACTGCTCTTGGACATGCTCTTGCTTAAGAGCTAGTGTTGGCTCCTCTTCATCAGACGCTGGACTCTCAACAACTTTTTCTACTCAAAGGAAGAAGTGGACATGTCAGGACAAGAGACAACACAGATGCTATAACAAAACAATTTTAATGGGACACTTTCAGCTctgttttgaggaagtaaccatgTCATTTAAACACAAATGTCAAACAGAATTTGGTTAAGTAACACTGCCTGAAAGATGGTAAAAAGAGAGTAGCTTACAAAGGAGTTAagcatttatttgaaaaaaaagattTCTCAGGACCATGGATGAAATTGGCAGAGTTACTACTGGACAAACGCTTTCAAAGCGCTAGCATGGTGTAAAATGGCATCACTTTCTTTGATTGCAAGCATATATTTTCATTACTATAACAGAAATAGTATATTTCTTTTGACCAAATGCAATCCATCTCGGAAACTGTTTTCATGGCAATTTACTTGGGAATTTAAAGCCTACTAAAATGGCAGAAATTCATGATGACAAAGTAACGGCTCACTGCTGCTACACttaatttccttttcatgtttCATTAGAAATTACTAATAAATGAGTAGACTCTTCCAGATTTGGATTTATTGACGTAGAGTTTTGGCATGTTTTGATGATTTATGGATATATTTACTTCTAGCACGGTAAAACACCTGCAGGTCACACTAACATTTTATGCATTTGTGATTAGTTTTGTGTGTCACAAAATCactttcagcttttttttaaagattagattatattccctacaatgtggaacaggcccttcggcccaacaagtccacacctccccttgaagcatcccacccagacccatccccctataacccacacacccctgaacactacaggaaatttagcatggctgatccacctagcctgagcatctttggactgtgggaggaaaccggagcacccggaggaagcccacgcagacacggggagaatatgcaaactccacacagacggtcgcccgaggttagaatcgagcccgggtccctggtgctgcgaggctgcagtgctaaccagagccaccgtgccgtctaAGCAATGAAGAAAAACACAATATATGCTGCTACGAAGCAGAGGTTGACATCTCTCtaataactaaaactgaaagcCCCCATAGAAACTCGCCTCACCTTATGATCTATTAAAGtaaatgtgaaaagtggtataacctgcctgtTACCTcacaatctgttataaaggagaagtgaaataaaatgaactcctgacagtcatGTTACAAACAACAAATAACAACTTATTTcttaaacaaataacaatttatatACCTAACTCTAACAGTTAACAAATGAACAGAACTACCAACAGACTGAATAACTTCCCCCCTAACTACTAATTATtcccaaatgaaacaaaattctaatggcattgtcgttccaataaatacaagtcctacTTATATAAACCAATGTAAtaaggaaaataatttaaaacttcGTCTCTTAAAATTACAGCCAGCTTAAGTCTCCTGGAATTTTCTTTACCTTCTTCGCTGTTCACCAGTCAGGAATGCCTTTCTCTGTTGAATTCCTCTGTCAGGAATGCGGTTCTTtgtcaaattcttgtgtcaggaatattagctaagagtgctgcTGTATCTTTAGTTTAGAAGGTGGTTTTTGgagagcttagagaattctgatagagtcagtgattttttttatagctgagagctgttctcttggcagatgacagctgactctcacactgattttcaaatgctcGCTTCTTTTATTctcttgatgacctattaatttcttataataggattggccctaggttgtcaaaaccatcggTTGGGTTTTCGTATCTaaggcctggtttaaattaattggttaagttcaaaaacctgttgtcttggtaaaaatgctgcattgcctgctaacagtataaccttttgatacaatgtttcaatttcaagaactctacATACCTATTGCTGCCT
The window above is part of the Stegostoma tigrinum isolate sSteTig4 chromosome 7, sSteTig4.hap1, whole genome shotgun sequence genome. Proteins encoded here:
- the LOC125454137 gene encoding microtubule-associated protein 2-like isoform X19, which encodes MADDGKSEGSAPQWTSSTVLEAASHQFTTDFKEQSASGECISRTENGYSFRDNLAEAQDGGQAAYTLSQANGVNGKLTAKDGATAASGRSFDTKPIPAPEAEVISARIVQEVTAEAVAVLKGEQVKDNVPREQTSAVEDSANLPPSPPPSPASEHFGPAEKATKMDKLSTSGESSVTCGERLSLQEVSVAEFKEKNIPEQQKPDLPPFSTLEKYNDDIIQTTEEADSEKQALISAVLQTEPVPVSFKTEPRREELAASSVETATSHHANSLQSSLCEDECISIVAAENKAIHMQSGSAKKTDEIMKPQNTVAEALPGKSVSVQSKKSLDSSETPDASKQLSTGISDTDICKQKAISPNIEIPSAKDSLKDSEGASQKEQSITGVTVADDNYVLPPLEAKIDLAATSTSAPESKVQNVLQEKQQVLEELHIDKLPVIAHSAIEDKPIAFEGSSDKRKDTPDTIKLVENIADVFSMPEDRSECVEYTSTDTAEHHLEHVNGKPAVETMYGMTKLLQTEYSKHVSEQQPSNLLFKEIETNLEVAEVHQLPDAVTAQLYVEESNLNVQCGMHPITSDSLLSQDSMLERIKQEPCSMDSNIKKVGDTPMKTEEKSIQQEKEAEPQNVNLLSDSNVYPDKNAQSFTSLTVQNKKYDSFNVGSKVKMEEDQPEMSRYFETFVLKDDGENSTKPPEDGYYEMTISDENSSRLLHTVPQFSKGPHEKSEVDAHKVENDVSAEGIHYSTLAQTSVPVDVHANAPPVDVQAKVLPVEVKSAVENETHLPIQLSHLAKEERPAAISQQTYSSADANIDKELQKLVLNLPEASLDSVALEVETESQGPPESLSPLASDILACTRGMSLEESAEFFPVTTPAEEKQIYFPVEVEKDKTVSVAKEKSATESLQLDSQYAYPCTLKDDYKNDTVVVPDLPEMLDLGVTRTRLSSEGTEIEIVRRASMPCESTTENVASGSEALTESIKSIIKNVNQAEEMGYCVFEYSAPLPTPEEVKSPLEDGSIFLHQIRAASQTIDEESIRRQIDANKQKEDSHFRISTLSEDRELKIATILEAQSELKMDETISLSVSNQVTKLVSELDHLPDDPAQRESCTQNISITIDAQQVPKDISPIELPDKTENASKSSDLSDLPSNVAVLETSLKTRFIENKPSEKASPQEHLQLTMEDEPRHILPSDFTVPQGSFKLKTTDHQRSEKSVSVQEQARPKKALEDKPRPTLPRQDNVLDVDIEVDSIDHTIFQQTTPIQDSVHPKKIPEDESRPKLPSEEIVAESVSQKGPEKTASTQEPPQLQETVESKSSPLTKTDILEAGVKLEAAGQNISEKTAPIQEITPLSETAIVSTEPTLSSEDTVPKVGFEMEQIDQVTEKVGPAPETIQPNNIREIETKPGLPSNNIEPSGDIEIMHYDGKVIEKSPPVQGIIQTEKGVKDVVLPGLSNIVTECVIAPTEETIESKTRPAPSEVSKAESSGQQVHEAVPVQEPAEAQKAMKEEVKSNLLFDVPVPEIVLHEDPGDYEASENIPVEETEEDRGIVESVITVEDDIITVVQTTLEGGKDVGHNVRFAMPDDGDVEDVFTPSEQTRSTEGQIYESPAKAVQIALIPEKIEIPTDLREDESIDESVMDTDSLWMDTQDEESIILTQPAAVTKQEKAEKEFISLSSDKHRKGKVLKTGKNRVSTPERKIIKKDISTVSKEDKKRRKAYKKSELTKKSEIQTRSPSRKIILKPAVRYHRPTHVPCTKRKQTASGSVEGAYVIDQKFSVAKQPKERMTNSSALTKIPTSKLSSLLPERPNSTCSAARKAFIDLDYYPTRPSSAGPRDSLTEQPIRKDAAMRSPEKRSALPRPSSILSTRRAPPEEKDAHFVPVTSPVYPAPKRPTTIRTEPRNDQKGQGVTRSRVHTSAGSEPTRTRSARSGTATPSTPGSTAVTPGTPPSYSRTPGSRTPRTPGTPGAHKSPILVPTERKVAIIRTPPKSPLTPKQLRVINQPMPDLKNIKSKIGSIDNLKHQPRGGQVHIANVKPDFSHIQPKCGSLDNVRYSPLVGNVQIVTKKIDVSHITSKCGSFSNIHYRPGGGHVRIESQKLDFKEKAQSKVGSLDNTRHTPGGGNVKIESHKLSFRENAKARVDHGADIITQSPGRSGATTPHRLSNVSSSGSINLMESPQLATLADDVTAALAKQGL